The Terriglobales bacterium sequence GGCATTGATGCCCAGCGAAAGCGGATCGAGCTCCAGGGCGCGGCGCTCCTCCTCGATGGCCTGCCCCTCCCGGCCCGCGCACATCAGGTGCTCGGCGTACCACTGGCGCGCGGTAGCGTAGTTCGGCTTTAGGCGCACGGCCTGAGCGAACTCCTCCAGCGCGCCCTCCAGGTCCCAACCGTCTCCCGCCTTGACGGCCGCCATTGCCGCATGCGCCTCGGCCAGGTTGGGGTCGAGCTCCAGCGCCTTCAGGACCGCCTGCTTGGCCTCGGCATAGGCCTCGCTCGTGGGTGTGCTGGTGTAGTACCCGAGGATGAGGTAGGCCTCGGCCACGCCCACGTAGGCCAGGGCGTAGTCCGCATCCAGCCGAATGGCCGCCCGAAAGTGCTCGATGGCTTTGCGGATGTCGCTGCCGGTGCGCTTGTTCCAGAAGTAGCGGCCCTTCAGGTATTCCTGGTAGGCTTCGGCGTTGACCGGATACGACCGGTCGCGCGTCGCGCGCCGTCCCCACTGGGAGCGCATGTTGCGCGCGATCTCGTCGGCCAGCTCGCGCGGCACGTGCATCAGGTGGGAGAGCTTGCGCTCGTACTGCTCGCCCCAGATGTGCTGGTTGTCCTGCGCGCTCTCCAGCTCCACGCTGATGGAGAGCAGGTTGCCGCGCTGCAGGATGCGTCCGGTCAGCACCTTGCGCACGCCCAGCTCGCGCCCCACCTTGCGCGCGTCCACGCTCCGGCCCTTGTAGCGGAACACCGAGCTGCGCGAGATCACCTTCAGCTTGGGAAAATGAGAGAGGCTGTTGATGATGCTCTCCGTCAGCCCGTCGCCCAGGTACTCATGGTAGGGATCGGCGAGCAGCCCGGCGTCGTGCGTGACGTATTCGAAGGGCAGGACGGCGATGGAATCTCCCTGGCGCAGCGTGCGCCACAAAGTAATCACTAGGGCGCTCGCCAGGAACAGCGCCATCCCCGCCGCAGCCGAGAGCCGGTGGGCGACCACCGCCAGCGCCGCCACGGCCCCGAGCGGCAGCATCCACCAGTACTCGCCCGCCCAACGCGAAAGGACGTCCGTCCATCCCGAGGTCGGCGGCGCGGGCGCGATCACGCTGGAGGCCCGCCCGGGCGCGACAGCGCTCGAAGGCGGCGCAGGCAGAGGCGTGAATCCGCTCGAGCCCTGCTTCCCTTGCAAACCACCCCGCAAACCGCCCTGCAAGCCGCCCTGCAAACCACTCTGGATCTGCTTCAGCTCGCGCAGGAAGTCGGCCGCGCTCTGCGGCCGGGCTCCTGCGTCTTTGGACAAGGCGCGGCGCACCAGCGCGTCCAATCCCTCGGGCAACTGCCCGGGCGCGGCCATGGGCGGCGGCTCGTGCAGCAGGATGGAGGAGATCACGTCGCTCGAGGTCGTCCCCCGGAAGGCCAGCCTGCCGGTGAGCATCTGGTAGAGCACCACGCCCAGGCTCCAGATGTCGGAGCGGGCGTCAGCAGCCTGCGCGCGCACCTGCTCCGGCGACATGTAGTCCACCGTCCCGATCAGCATCCCCGGCGTGGTGAGGATGGATTGCGTGTCGCGCGGGGCGCCCTGCGCGTCCGGCTCCAGGCTGCGCGCTAGGCCAAAGTCCAGCAGCTTCACGCCGGATTCCGTCAGCATGATGTTCTGCGGCTTCAGGTCGCGATGGACGATGCTCAGGCGGTGCGCCTTGTCCAGCGCCTCGGCGACTTCGGCGGCGATCTCAAGCGAGCGCTCCAGGCCCA is a genomic window containing:
- a CDS encoding protein kinase — translated: MTIAAGTRLGHYEIVSPAGIGGMGEVYRALDTRLDRTVALKVLRTQHTGDPLLRKRFEREARAISKLSHPNICTLLDVGSEGGVDFLVMEYLEGETLAQRLIRGPMGLERSLEIAAEVAEALDKAHRLSIVHRDLKPQNIMLTESGVKLLDFGLARSLEPDAQGAPRDTQSILTTPGMLIGTVDYMSPEQVRAQAADARSDIWSLGVVLYQMLTGRLAFRGTTSSDVISSILLHEPPPMAAPGQLPEGLDALVRRALSKDAGARPQSAADFLRELKQIQSGLQGGLQGGLRGGLQGKQGSSGFTPLPAPPSSAVAPGRASSVIAPAPPTSGWTDVLSRWAGEYWWMLPLGAVAALAVVAHRLSAAAGMALFLASALVITLWRTLRQGDSIAVLPFEYVTHDAGLLADPYHEYLGDGLTESIINSLSHFPKLKVISRSSVFRYKGRSVDARKVGRELGVRKVLTGRILQRGNLLSISVELESAQDNQHIWGEQYERKLSHLMHVPRELADEIARNMRSQWGRRATRDRSYPVNAEAYQEYLKGRYFWNKRTGSDIRKAIEHFRAAIRLDADYALAYVGVAEAYLILGYYTSTPTSEAYAEAKQAVLKALELDPNLAEAHAAMAAVKAGDGWDLEGALEEFAQAVRLKPNYATARQWYAEHLMCAGREGQAIEEERRALELDPLSLGINASVGMVLGQARRYEEAAAQLRKTLEIDKNFGLAHRLLGDVHVEQGRFEAAIEEHGLAAVLGGEPAESAEARSAALRNAFRQGGAAAYWRKRLELATGAAEPSPYELAMLHARLGETEPAIECLQQAFERRDYNLFYLGTSPAFDPMRGYPVVADLMKRVGLTR